In Microbacterium sp. 1.5R, the following are encoded in one genomic region:
- a CDS encoding ABC transporter substrate-binding protein, translating to MHTAARAGVAMSAIAVLALTGCAAGASPDTEPTQEEAAPGFLALADDAFDDGGDLVVQVDYDTAEAGGLDPQGAATARSWMLEGLSYETLTTIDENLDVAPSLATSWKTPSDTEYVFTLADDAVFSNGRAMTAADVAGSLQRLIDTPTTWTGQLGPIASIEETGDLEVTVTLSEPYAPFLAALANTPAAVLPMAEIEAGEIDITTEMVGTGPLVATAHRQDEEWTFKPNEHHPDAASLGFSTLTIDIVGDEATRAAALRDGSADFAVLNSIDSAELLANAQEVSVVGQKNTDFHYLMINSLTGDEALQDEDVRFAINSAIDRDAINELAFGGSTAATGVTPAGLPDSCLAADLPSAAHDVAAAKAVIDEVGGLELDLVVYTDEPVLAQIAQVMQQNLAEIGVTVEIQQVDYATYSDQVYGSPATFDLALSWFAGYADPAMVTTWWNPEVAGFSAVFMKGSDELDGLIADGYSTEPGADRAAVFENLCAVADEQSEMVPLVLRPSTIGWNTESLSPTLSSDEGYGNFLRYITQFRAS from the coding sequence ATGCACACAGCAGCTCGCGCGGGGGTGGCGATGTCCGCCATCGCCGTCCTCGCACTCACCGGATGCGCAGCCGGCGCCTCACCAGACACCGAACCGACACAGGAAGAGGCGGCACCCGGCTTCCTCGCCCTCGCCGACGACGCATTCGACGACGGTGGCGACCTCGTCGTCCAGGTCGACTACGACACCGCAGAGGCCGGCGGTCTCGACCCGCAGGGTGCGGCGACCGCGCGCTCGTGGATGCTGGAGGGACTGTCGTACGAGACCCTCACCACGATCGACGAGAATCTCGACGTCGCGCCGTCTCTCGCCACCTCGTGGAAGACGCCGAGCGACACCGAGTACGTCTTCACGCTCGCCGATGACGCGGTGTTCTCGAACGGCCGTGCCATGACGGCTGCCGATGTCGCCGGCAGCCTGCAGCGTCTCATCGACACCCCGACCACCTGGACGGGTCAGCTCGGCCCGATCGCCTCGATCGAGGAGACCGGCGATCTCGAGGTCACGGTCACCCTGTCTGAGCCCTACGCACCGTTCCTCGCCGCGCTGGCGAACACCCCCGCCGCCGTCCTGCCCATGGCCGAGATCGAGGCAGGCGAGATCGACATCACGACCGAGATGGTCGGCACAGGCCCCCTCGTCGCGACCGCGCACCGACAGGATGAGGAGTGGACGTTCAAGCCGAACGAGCACCACCCCGACGCCGCCTCGCTGGGCTTCTCGACGCTGACGATCGACATCGTCGGCGATGAGGCCACCAGGGCCGCAGCCCTCCGCGACGGATCGGCCGACTTCGCCGTGCTCAACTCCATCGACTCGGCGGAGCTCCTGGCGAACGCGCAGGAGGTCAGCGTCGTCGGACAGAAGAACACCGACTTCCACTACCTGATGATCAACTCCCTCACGGGCGATGAGGCGCTGCAGGATGAGGACGTGCGCTTCGCCATCAACAGCGCGATCGATCGTGATGCGATCAACGAACTCGCATTCGGCGGCTCGACCGCGGCCACCGGGGTCACCCCCGCCGGTCTTCCCGACTCGTGCCTCGCTGCGGACCTCCCCTCGGCCGCACACGACGTCGCCGCGGCGAAAGCGGTGATCGACGAGGTCGGAGGCCTCGAGCTCGACCTCGTCGTGTACACCGATGAGCCGGTACTCGCCCAGATCGCTCAGGTCATGCAGCAGAACCTCGCCGAGATCGGCGTGACGGTCGAGATCCAGCAGGTCGATTACGCCACCTACTCCGATCAGGTGTACGGCAGCCCCGCGACATTCGACCTCGCTTTGAGCTGGTTCGCCGGCTACGCGGATCCTGCGATGGTCACGACCTGGTGGAACCCCGAGGTCGCCGGCTTCTCGGCCGTCTTCATGAAGGGCTCCGACGAACTCGACGGGCTGATCGCCGACGGATACTCGACCGAGCCGGGGGCCGACCGGGCCGCCGTGTTCGAGAACCTCTGCGCCGTCGCCGACGAGCAGAGCGAGATGGTGCCGCTGGTACTGCGTCCGTCCACGATTGGATGGAACACCGAGTCGCTGTCGCCGACGCTCAGCAGCGACGAGGGCTACGGCAACTTCCTGCGCTACATCACCCAGTTCCGCGCCAGCTGA